In Sphingobacterium sp. SRCM116780, the genomic stretch TAAGTGCTAAACAGGTTATCGTACACCATAACTGGATGTGGGAGAACATGACACCCACAGAAGGACAAATCCGACTCTTAGATTGCGACGAATTATTAACAGAACTAGCCTAGTTAGTTTTGAACATATATCGGACTTAAAGGATAATATTTCAACGGATCCTTCCGTATTTAAATTTTTAAATACGGATGATTTATATTTCTTCTGACAGCAATTTCTTGATCAATACAATTTGGCCTAGATGATAATAACAATGTTCAATCATAGCCTCTAGGTTTCGTTGGTAACTGCCATACTGTTCTGTCACAAATGGAGCCTGTAATTGATCTGCATTGATCTGTTCAATCAGGAACGCGAATTCTTCGGCATCGTTCCAAAAAGAAGTCAGTATATTATCCCATTGTAATTGATCAATATTAGGAAAGAAGTCAAAACTTTTGGAATCGTTAATATCTAAAGCACCACCTTTCAAGACCTGTTTTACACCCTTGATATAATAATGAATATGTTGTGTTAAGGCAGCAATCGTATTTGCAGTTCCCAATTTTTTTGTGGCAATCGCAACATTACTACCCACTAATTGATCTTTAAAATTAGTATTCGCTATCCAAGTACCGTTTAGTACGACTTCGCGAAATCTTGTTGCCAAGTCAAGGCTTATTACCTGATGATCCATCTTTATTTTAGTTAAAAATTCATCTCATTAACAGATATCCTAATTTAAAAAATTATTTAATTGCTGTTCATCTATTTTTAATATATTTATTATGAAGATAATGAAAGAATTTTTCCATTTTAAAACCTTATAACACGTTAAATATGAAAAAAGTAACAGGCCTTGGCGGTGTATTTTTTAAAAGTGACAATCCGAAAGCAATGAATGAATGGTATGCGAAGAATCTAGGGCTGCCCACTAGTGATTACGGAACAACTTTTGAATGGAGAGAAGTTGATGATCCATCGAAAAAGGGATCCACCACCTGGAGCACATTTTCTAAAGATTCCACCTATTTCCATCCATCCACCCAACCCTTTATGATAAATTATCGGGTGGAAAATATTGTTGCATTGGTTGATGAACTAAAAAAGGAAAACGTAACTATTGTTGATGAGATTGCAGAATATGATTATGGCAAATTTGTTCATATACTCGATCCCGAAGGAAACATCATTGAGCTTTGGGAGCCAAAAGATGATGTAGATTCGGATAGTGAGACAGCGTAAATCTTAATGCATACTAGTGTATGGTGATTTAAAATTAATCACCATACACTAGATGAAAGAGATTATCCTTATAAAAAGTTAATCCTATTGATTGACCATTTTTAAACAGCTCTAGACTTTAACTCTTTTTTGATCTCGTTGATTTTTTTGTAATTCATGATCACAATAGAAGATAGAGCAAAGGGGATCGCTACTAAAGCACTAA encodes the following:
- a CDS encoding DUF1572 domain-containing protein; protein product: MDHQVISLDLATRFREVVLNGTWIANTNFKDQLVGSNVAIATKKLGTANTIAALTQHIHYYIKGVKQVLKGGALDINDSKSFDFFPNIDQLQWDNILTSFWNDAEEFAFLIEQINADQLQAPFVTEQYGSYQRNLEAMIEHCYYHLGQIVLIKKLLSEEI
- a CDS encoding VOC family protein, translated to MKKVTGLGGVFFKSDNPKAMNEWYAKNLGLPTSDYGTTFEWREVDDPSKKGSTTWSTFSKDSTYFHPSTQPFMINYRVENIVALVDELKKENVTIVDEIAEYDYGKFVHILDPEGNIIELWEPKDDVDSDSETA